The following is a genomic window from bacterium.
AGCCTGCCAGATTTTGAAGTTTCTGTTTAGCCTCTTCTTCGCTAACATCCAGTTTTTCTTTTTCAGCAATCTCCTCCAGAACAAGCATTTTTTTTACGTCTTTAGTTGCTTCTTTTAAATATTTTTCTTTCCATTTGTTCTTATCAGTGTCTTTTTCTCCTCTACTGGTGCCTATATAGTCTATTTGTTTATCTACAAGTCCTGCCGGAATTAACATCTTGGAGTTCTCTGTAACCATGTCTAACAACTGTTCCTTAATATCTGTTTTTTGTTTATCTTCAGCAACGCTTTTAAGTTTCTTCCGAATATCATCTTTAAACTCATCAAGGGTTTTAAAATTACCCAATTCCTTTGCAAAATCGTCGTTAATCGGTAGAAGTTTTTTCTCTTTTACCTGTCTAATAGTTATTTTGTAAATAGTTTTTATGCCTTTTTCTTTTGAAATTACTTCAACTTCTTTCTTCTCGTCTATTTTTGTCCCAACGAGTTCTTTTTCTACTTTTTCAGGAAGAATTTTAGAACCTAATATATATGGAGCATTAGTCTGTTTTTTTGATGGTGCACCGTCAGTGATTAGCTCATAATCTATTATTATTTGATCACTGACTTTTGCAGGCCGATTGACCGGAACAAATTCCGCGCCCTGCTCTTGTCTCATTTTCAATACATTGTTAACGTCATCATCAGAAACATTAGCAGATTTTACAGACATTTCTAGTCCTTTGTAGTTGGCAAGTTTTATATCAGGCTTTACTTCTAAAGACATCTCATAGGTAAATGGCTTTTCTTCTTCAAAAGTGACCTTATCTATCTTGGGCTCAGAAACAGGGATTAGATTATTATTCTTAAGTATATCTTGATAAGTTTGATTAATGAGTTTCTCCTTAATTTCCTCCTTTAGGACTTTCTCGAAGCGCATCTTTAAAATAGGATAGGGAGTTTTGCCTGTCCTGAATCCATGTACAGATGCAGTCTTTTGGAGGGCGTTATATGCATTTTTTGTCTCTTTTTCAACTAGTTCAACAGGCACTTCAACCTTTAAGAGACGGCCGCAATTTCCAATATCCTGTATATCCACCTTAACATTGTTACTGCTGCTAGTATCTGTCATTGTTCCTTCCTTGTTTTATTCTTATAGTTCAAAATCTTTCCATCAGAGCGGGTGATGAGATTCGAACCCACGACCACTTCGTTGGCAACGAAGAGCTCTACCACTGAGCTACACCCGCATAAAACTTACCAGTGCGAGAGGCGGGAGTTGAACCCGCATCCCTGTAAAGGGACTAGATCCTAAATCTAGCGCGTATGCCAGTTCCGCCACCCTCGCTCTTAGTAGGCCGTGAGGGAATCGAACCCACAACCAACGGATTAAGAGTCCGCTGCTCTGCCAATTGAGCTAACGACCCCAATAATTCCGTCATTATACAGATTTTTTTAATGATGGCAATGGAAATTTTACTGTTTTACTATTGCTTTTGTCGGGCATTTTTTAATGCATTCACCGCAATTAGTGCATTTTTTCGGATCTATTACTGCCAGATTGTTCTCTAATGTTATTGCATCTGCTGGACATGCCTTAATGCATACGCCACATCCGATACACGCAGTTTTACACACTGCTCTTGCGTCTTTTCCCTTATCTCTGTTGCTGCACGCAACGAAAACTTCCTGATTTTTGGGAACAAGTTTAATAATATTTTTGGGACATACTTCTATGCATTTTTCACACATTTTACAAAGGTCTTTGTCAAATACAGGTATGCCTTGTTTAAAAGAAATTGCTCCAAAGGGACATATTTTAGCGCAATCCCCAAACCCTAGGCACCCATAACCGCATGAGTTGTTTCCACCACTGAGGAGCATAGCAGCTTTACATGTTTGAATACCAATATAAAGAAATTTTCTCTGCTGATTAGCAGTTCTCTGACACAAGAGAACAGGGAAAGTTTTTGAGATTAGTTCTGTCTCTTTTTTATCCATAAGTACGCATCTATCGGGTGAGACTTTACCGTCTGCGACGGCTTTGGCAAAACCCATACAGCCTGTAAATCCACATGCGCCACAATTTGCACCAGGAAGAGCTTTAAAAATCTCTTCTATTTTGGGATCAATTTTTACAGCGAATTTTCTTGATGCATAACCAAGCACAAGACCAAAGACCAGTCCAAGCCCTCCAAGAAGCAGAGTTGCTGTTAAAATGGTTTGCATATTGAACCTTTTTATTATTGAGAAACTAAACCGGTAAAGCCCATAAAAGCAAGTGACATTAAACCAGCTATGATAAACGCAATTGGTATACCTCTCATGCAGTCAGGCACGTCGGTTAGATCCAGCCTTTCCCTTATTGCAGACATAAGAAGTAATGCGATAGTAAAACCCACACCAGCGCCCAGACCATTTACAATGCTGCCTATAAAACCAAGATTAGAATCACTATTAATTGTTGCTACACCGAGAACAGCACAGTTTGTAGTAATAAGAGGAAGATAAATTCCCAATGCTTGTTGAAGAGCAGGGCTTATTTTAGCAATGACCATTTCCACAAATTGAACCAGTGTTGCAATAACAAGAATAAAGGTAATTGTTTGTAAAAACGTTATATTTAATGGGATTAATAAGTAATGCTGTATAACCCATGTAGCCATTGATGCAATGGTCATGACAAAAATTACAGCCATCCCCATTCCAAATGCAGCGGAACTTTTTTTAGAAACACCTAAGAATGGGCATATGCCAAGAAATCTATTTAATACATAGTTATTTACCAAAGCTGCAGAAAGGAATATTATAAATAATTTAGTAAAAAGCATCGTTTACGCTTTCCTTTTTTTTGCCAGACTATTGAATAATCCAAGGAATAGACCGAGAGCTATAAATGCTCCTGGGGGAAGTATCATTATTATCACAGGATTAAATCCAGTTCCCAATATATGATATCCCCAGATTGTTCCGGCTCCAAGTATTTCTCTTGTAGCTCCAAGAAGCGCAAGTGCACCTGTAAATCCTATTCCCATGCCTAATGCGTCCATAATTGAAGGGAAAACAGGATTTTTTGATGCAAAAGCCTCTGCTCTGCCAAGTATAATACAGTTTACAACAATCAATGGAATAAATATCCCGAGGGATTTATTTAATGCGGGAAAATATGCCTGCATTATAAGTTCTACTATAGTTACAAAAGTAGCAATGATCACAATAAAAGCAGGAATGCGAATATTTGATGGTATAAATTTTCGAAATAAAGAAACAAGTATATTGGACCCTAAAAGAACAAAAGTAGTAGCTGCTCCCATGCCTATGGCATTTACCAATGAGGTTGAAACAGCAAGTGTTGGACACATGCCCAGAATGAGCCGAAACGTTGGATTCTCTGCAAGAATGCCTCTTGTAAAATCTTGTTTGAGACTCATTTTTGTTTTCTCTCAATCTTTAAAAATTCTACCATAGATTTTTGTACGGCTTCACTAACAGTGCGCGATGATATAGTAGCTCCAGTGAGTGCATCAATAGTTCCTTTACTGAAATCCTTTTTTAGCAAAACCTGTTTCAAGGTTTTGTTCATAAACTGATCTGTGAACTTCGTTCCTTCTACTCTTGTTCCAAGACCTGGAGTTTCATTTTGGCTTGTAATTCTGATAGCTTTAATTGTTTTGTTCAGATTCATACCCACTTTAATTTTAATTGTGCCGCCAAATCCTTCCCCAGACGCATCTATTACATATCCTATTAACTTATTTTTTGTATAAACTTCATAATAAGCATAGTTGTCTTTACCAGTAGTTAGGTTAAAGCTTGTCGCTTTTGGGAAAATGGCCTTTAGAGCTTTTTCTTCTTCCAGTTTAACTCGTTTTGCAATTGGTTCCTTTGTTACAGTATAGATTATACCTAAAATTGTGCCCGAGATAGCGGCAATTATAAGCAGACTCGCTGATAGTTTTAATATATTACGCATTTATTTCCCCAAATTTTTTAGGTATAGTCCATTTCCACCTATCTATTAATGGAGTCACAGCATTCATCAATAATATAGAATAGCACACTCCTTCAGGATATCCGCCTTTCAACCTTATCAAAACTACTATTATTCCAGCTCCTAATCCAAATATAATTTTGCCCTTGGGTGTTATAGGGGTTGTTACATAATCTGTTGCCATGAAGAAAGCGCCAAGAATTAATCCTCCACTCAGTATGCTGAATAATGCGTCTCCTGTGAATAAGCCGTTACGGCCGAATATCCAGGAAAGCAGTGCTACACACCCAATGTAAGAAACAGGAATATGCCATGAAATTCGTTTTCTTATAAATAAAAATATTGCGCCCAGCAGCAGGGCAAAAGCAGACGTCTCTCCGATACATCCTCCTACATTCCCGATAAACAGGCTCCAGTGGGAAGGAAGTTCTTGAGCCAGATTAAGCTTTACTATCGCTAATGGAGTTGCGCAGGTTTCAGCATCAATCCTTCTGAACCATCCTGATTGTGG
Proteins encoded in this region:
- the tig gene encoding trigger factor, whose protein sequence is MTDTSSSNNVKVDIQDIGNCGRLLKVEVPVELVEKETKNAYNALQKTASVHGFRTGKTPYPILKMRFEKVLKEEIKEKLINQTYQDILKNNNLIPVSEPKIDKVTFEEEKPFTYEMSLEVKPDIKLANYKGLEMSVKSANVSDDDVNNVLKMRQEQGAEFVPVNRPAKVSDQIIIDYELITDGAPSKKQTNAPYILGSKILPEKVEKELVGTKIDEKKEVEVISKEKGIKTIYKITIRQVKEKKLLPINDDFAKELGNFKTLDEFKDDIRKKLKSVAEDKQKTDIKEQLLDMVTENSKMLIPAGLVDKQIDYIGTSRGEKDTDKNKWKEKYLKEATKDVKKMLVLEEIAEKEKLDVSEEEAKQKLQNLAGSNKTANMDNYIEYIQRQMKRQKILDFIYENAKIEN
- a CDS encoding RnfABCDGE type electron transport complex subunit B, whose amino-acid sequence is MQTILTATLLLGGLGLVFGLVLGYASRKFAVKIDPKIEEIFKALPGANCGACGFTGCMGFAKAVADGKVSPDRCVLMDKKETELISKTFPVLLCQRTANQQRKFLYIGIQTCKAAMLLSGGNNSCGYGCLGFGDCAKICPFGAISFKQGIPVFDKDLCKMCEKCIEVCPKNIIKLVPKNQEVFVACSNRDKGKDARAVCKTACIGCGVCIKACPADAITLENNLAVIDPKKCTNCGECIKKCPTKAIVKQ
- the rsxA gene encoding electron transport complex subunit RsxA: MLFTKLFIIFLSAALVNNYVLNRFLGICPFLGVSKKSSAAFGMGMAVIFVMTIASMATWVIQHYLLIPLNITFLQTITFILVIATLVQFVEMVIAKISPALQQALGIYLPLITTNCAVLGVATINSDSNLGFIGSIVNGLGAGVGFTIALLLMSAIRERLDLTDVPDCMRGIPIAFIIAGLMSLAFMGFTGLVSQ
- a CDS encoding electron transport complex subunit E gives rise to the protein MSLKQDFTRGILAENPTFRLILGMCPTLAVSTSLVNAIGMGAATTFVLLGSNILVSLFRKFIPSNIRIPAFIVIIATFVTIVELIMQAYFPALNKSLGIFIPLIVVNCIILGRAEAFASKNPVFPSIMDALGMGIGFTGALALLGATREILGAGTIWGYHILGTGFNPVIIMILPPGAFIALGLFLGLFNSLAKKRKA
- a CDS encoding RnfABCDGE type electron transport complex subunit G, whose product is MRNILKLSASLLIIAAISGTILGIIYTVTKEPIAKRVKLEEEKALKAIFPKATSFNLTTGKDNYAYYEVYTKNKLIGYVIDASGEGFGGTIKIKVGMNLNKTIKAIRITSQNETPGLGTRVEGTKFTDQFMNKTLKQVLLKKDFSKGTIDALTGATISSRTVSEAVQKSMVEFLKIERKQK
- a CDS encoding RnfABCDGE type electron transport complex subunit D, which encodes MYTLSASPHIHSNLSVKKIMWDVIIALVPALGMGIYFFGTQVLYPVAISISTALITEAIISKIRGRKTISNGSGIVTGLLLAMIIPPDVPLWLPAVGTACAVILGKEVFGGLGRNIFNPALIGRAILVASWPTFMTTWLAPQSGWFRRIDAETCATPLAIVKLNLAQELPSHWSLFIGNVGGCIGETSAFALLLGAIFLFIRKRISWHIPVSYIGCVALLSWIFGRNGLFTGDALFSILSGGLILGAFFMATDYVTTPITPKGKIIFGLGAGIIVVLIRLKGGYPEGVCYSILLMNAVTPLIDRWKWTIPKKFGEINA